Proteins from one Xenopus tropicalis strain Nigerian chromosome 1, UCB_Xtro_10.0, whole genome shotgun sequence genomic window:
- the LOC116408378 gene encoding vomeronasal type-2 receptor 26-like codes for MAPYNLKLLISLMLLWTRTYRAEFQHKNLACQLVIMKLYEEYEYIQEGDIMIGGVLTVNSYVRLLEHPEDNSIRMLCMEIVPEHYRQFIDFHYFIEQTNNNRAFFPNLTLGYHIYDSCGDPRKAVRSVLQILSGTREPVPNYSCVGKRNIAGFIGDLTSETTVPIAQILTLYGYSQISYGATDPLLRDRAAFPYFFRTVQSDHHHCYLLTELLKHFGWTWVGVIRFDDDAGDREFQLLTKYFSNYGICIEFSIKINIYNIQSREHIINKHKEQFQKSTTSVIVLCGTVSAAVIVEFSLLKDVLKEKTLVLATSWAAKHIMNFATDLVNGSLGFMQRSLYELNSPELKAFLASIHPSKYPKDKLLEDLWMQYHLCSSSNEYKNKLFKYLYPQSSLYNCTGEERIQDIWNIANALHSPRVHLAVTLLSQAMYKMHMSLSKLSPKLDNIIYDYRYQKPRAQCSANCPTGFRKASKPGTHSCCYGCAQCSEGEISNVTDSESCIRCPDMEWPNEQRNQCIARTEEFLSYTNDVISIFLPSLSVVLYLCTVLILAIFIKYRDSPIVRANNRSLSFLLLVSIKLSFLSVFLFLGRPVDITCMLRIITFGITFSIAVSSLLAKTIMVCVAFKATKPGSSWRKWLGVKLSNSVVLFCSSIQIIICMTWLAISPPFQELDIHTSPGTIIIQCNEGSAIGFYSVIGYMGLLAAVSFVLAFLARSLPDSFNEAKYITFSMLLFCSVWITMIPAYLSTKGKNTVCVEIFAILTSSAGLLASIFLPKCYIILYRPEMNTRTFVFANKI; via the exons AATTGTGCCTGAGCATTACCGACAGTTCAtagattttcattattttattgaacaaacaaacaataacagAGCCTTTTTCCcaaacctgaccctggggtaccatatatatgattcctgtggggacccccggaaggcagtgaggagcgtattacagatattatctggtaccagggagccagttcccaattactcctgtgtgggaaagagaaacattgctgggtttattggggatctcacctcagagacaactgtacccatagcccagatactgaCTCTGTATGGGTATTCCCAG atcagttacggagccacAGACCCATTACTGAGGGACAGAGCCGCCTTCCCGTACTTCTTTAGGACAGTACAGAGTGATCACCATCATTGTTACCTCCTTACGGAGCTACTGAAGCATTTCGGTTGGACctgggttggggttattagattCGACGATGATGCCGGAGACAGAGAATTCCAGCTTCTAACCAAATATTTCTCTAACTATGGAATATGTATCGAGTTCTCAATAAAGATAAATATCTACAATATTCAATCACGTGAGCACATTATTAATAAACATAAGGAGCAGTTTCAGAAATCCACCACCAGTGTAATTGTACTTTGTGGAACGGTGTCTGCAGCAGTAATAGTAGAGTTCAGCCTATTGAAAGATGTTCTCAAAGAGAAGACATTAGTCCTCGCTACTAGCTGGGCAGCCAAACACATAATGAATTTTGCCACAGATTTGGTTAATGGGAGTTTGGGGTTTATGCAGCGTTCACTGTATGAACTAAATAGCCCCGAACTAAAGGCTTTCCTAGCGAGCATCCATCCTTCCAAATACCCCAAAGACAAATTGCTTGAAGACCTTTGGATGCAGTATCACTTATGTTCCTCATCTAATGAATATAAGAAcaagctttttaaatatttgtaccCTCAGAGTAGCCTCTATAACTGCACTGGAGAGGAACGTATTCAGGATATCTGGAATATTGCCAATGCTTTACACTCCCCCCGGGTGCACCTTGCAGTCACTCTCCTCTCTCAAGCAATGTATAAGATGCACATGTCCCTCAGTAAGCTCAGCCCCAAACTGGACAACATTATTTATGATTACAGGTACCAG AAGCCAAGAGCTCAGTGCTCAGCCAACTGCCCAACTGGTTTCAGGAAGGCATCCAAGCCCGGGACCCATTCCTGCTGTTATGGTTGTGCCCAGTGTtccgagggagagatctccaatgtAACAG ACAGTGAAAGCTGTATCCGATgcccagacatggaatggcccaatgagcaAAGGAATCAGTGTATTGCTAGAACAGAGGAGTTTCTATCCTACACGAATGATGTGATTTCTATATTTTTACCATCTTTGTCTGTTGTTCTGTACCTTTGTACTGTGCTCATACTGGCAATTTTCATCAaataccgggactcccccatagtgagagccaacaaccggagcctgagcttcctcctccttgtctccatcaagctgagcttcctcagtgtgtttctgttcctcggtcgccctgtggatataacctgcatgctgcgcatcatcacttttggaatcaccttctccatagctgtctcttctctcctggccaagactatcatggtttgtgttgctttcaaagccaccaagccagggagctcatggagaaaatggctgggagtcaaactgtccaattctgtagtcttgttctgctcatccattcaaataatcatctgcatgacttggttggccatttctcctccctttcaggaactggacattcacacttcccctggaaccatcatcattcagtgcaatgagggctcagctattggcttttactcagttattgggtatatggggcttctggcagctgttagttttgttttagcatttttagctcggagcttaccggacagttttaatgaggccaagtacatcactttcagcatgctgctcttctgcagtgtttggatcacaatgatcccggcctatctgagcaccaaaggcaaaaacactgtgtgtgtggagatatttgccatactcacctcaagcgccggccttttagcctctatatttctgcccaaatgttatattattttatatagacCTGAAATGAACACAAGAACTTTTGTTTTTGCCAACAAAATCTAA